AAGTACCTGACCACAGCACCATCATCGGCAGCCTCCTCACCTCGTCTGAAGAACCCCTCCATTCACCCAACTGAAAGCTGTGATTCATCGCCTTCCAAGCTTCAATCACCTCATGTgtcctcccctccccccgcaTCGCCTCCCGgtgcgcctccacctcctcggccCCCATCCCCCGCACGCAGCACAGCCGCACCAGCCCACGGAACAGCGCCGGCACTCGCAGCACCAGCCTCCCCAGCACGGGCACGTCGAACACCGCGGCCGGAAACGCCGGCACGGATGCGGTGGCGTCGATCAGCGTCACGCTCCGGACGGCGCCCGGGTTGGCCGACGCGAACGCTGCCCCGGCCGCGAGGGACGAATCGTGGAGCACGAGGTGGACGGGGGCCACCCCGAGCGCCTCCACGGCGCgggcgacggccgcggccgcctcggcgGGCGCGTGCGGGGACTGCGCCAGCGGGGCGGCCGTTTCTTCCTGGTACGGGACCTCGCCGGTCTGGACGAGGTGCTCGAAGGCATGGAAGATGCCGCGGTCCATGATCTCCCGGAGAGCGCTGgtccgcgcgggcgcgggcgcggagggCGGCACCGGGGAGAGGCCCTGGCCGGGGAGGtcgagcgccgcggcgaggacgCCGCGAGAGGAGAGCGATGAGAGGACGCGGCGGAAGGAGAAGGATCCCGCGGCGAGGCCCGGGAGGATGAGGACGCGGTGCGCCGGGGAGCCGCCGGGGCGGGAGGTTACAGCG
This genomic window from Setaria viridis chromosome 8, Setaria_viridis_v4.0, whole genome shotgun sequence contains:
- the LOC117867076 gene encoding protein AUXIN RESPONSE 4: MPAADPPAAADAASDEGAPHHAPPPRPRPPPPPRPLSLASALPFWFYLAAAVSLLAILLPRISPSSSAPAPLPPLLRGHLASGSVLKLDPAPGLFAVTSRPGGSPAHRVLILPGLAAGSFSFRRVLSSLSSRGVLAAALDLPGQGLSPVPPSAPAPARTSALREIMDRGIFHAFEHLVQTGEVPYQEETAAPLAQSPHAPAEAAAAVARAVEALGVAPVHLVLHDSSLAAGAAFASANPGAVRSVTLIDATASVPAFPAAVFDVPVLGRLVLRVPALFRGLVRLCCVRGMGAEEVEAHREAMRGEGRTHEVIEAWKAMNHSFQLGEWRGSSDEVRRLPMMVLWSGTWSDMWIDEGKKVAAALPDARFVYHSGGRWPQEDASEEISRLIAEFVTSSEEASDDRIE